ATAATATTTCATTAGATTAGATGCGAAAACGCCATGAATCTTCCTCGTGCCGTTAGTTATCTTTGTCCAAGGCTCTTTTCATTATCATTAAAGTTTTAATGACATGTTAATGTATTTCCGACTCGGAATTCTTCTCGAAAAGAGCCCAAAGACTTATACAAAAAAGCCTTGTCCTACAGTGATTAATTTGATGACTGGACAAGCTTCCTTTCTAATGAAGTACTATAATGATGGCTTTAACCTGTAAGGCTCTGATAATAGATGGATCGTTAAAGGAATGGGTTCAGCCGATAAAGAGGGGATTGAAAATGGAAAAGGGGAAAATCGTCTCAATTGAAGACCGGATTCCGAAACTGAAACATCAAAGACGCAAGAAGGCCAACCGCCGGCTGATTATGCTGCTAGCTTTGTTTTTTATAATGATTGCTGGTATTATTTATTTCCAATCGCCACTGAGCAGGGTGAAGGAAATTACGGTTTCCGGTAACCAATCATATACCTATGAACAAATCATTGGAAAAAGCGGGCTGTCGCTGGAGTCTAATGTGTGGAAGGTCAGCAGGGAAGAGATTGAAAAGAAGCTGGAGCGAATCCAGGAAATCAAGAAGGCAAAAGTCGATGTTGTTTTGCCAAATACAGTGGCAATCGATATTGAGGAGTATGACCGTCTTGCTTACATATCAAAAGGCAAAAATTTCTACCCGGTCCTTGAAAATGGAAATATACTTGGTGAAAAGCAAATTGATGAAATTCCTGTCAATGCCCCTATTTTAATAGGGTTCAAAGAAGGAAAAGTATTGGATGAAATGATTGCTTCTCTTGAGAAATTGCCGGAAGTGGTTATAAACTCCATTTCTGAAATCCACTCAAAACCGGTGAAAACAGATAAATATCTTATTAAGCTGTACATGAATGATGGTTTCGAAGTAAATGCGACGCTCAGGACTTTTTCGGAAAAAATGGAACATTATCCGTCCATTGTCAGCCAGCTTGACCCGGGTAAAAAGGGAGTAATCGATCTCGAAGTTGGCTCTTATTTTAAAGCATATGAAGCAGAGGAAGCTGAAGAAGTT
The nucleotide sequence above comes from Mesobacillus jeotgali. Encoded proteins:
- a CDS encoding cell division protein FtsQ/DivIB, with the protein product MEKGKIVSIEDRIPKLKHQRRKKANRRLIMLLALFFIMIAGIIYFQSPLSRVKEITVSGNQSYTYEQIIGKSGLSLESNVWKVSREEIEKKLERIQEIKKAKVDVVLPNTVAIDIEEYDRLAYISKGKNFYPVLENGNILGEKQIDEIPVNAPILIGFKEGKVLDEMIASLEKLPEVVINSISEIHSKPVKTDKYLIKLYMNDGFEVNATLRTFSEKMEHYPSIVSQLDPGKKGVIDLEVGSYFKAYEAEEAEEVEIEKENEQ